A DNA window from Amphiprion ocellaris isolate individual 3 ecotype Okinawa chromosome 8, ASM2253959v1, whole genome shotgun sequence contains the following coding sequences:
- the adnpb gene encoding activity-dependent neuroprotector homeobox b yields the protein MFQLPVNNLGSLRKARKNVKKVLGDIGLEFCRDHLEDYKDFTPPEVYIKHTSWEDVCMWEPSHTKVQDYRSKPFCCSGCLFSSKYFSAYKSHFRNVHSEDFENNILLNCPYCTYNGNKKTLETHIKLFHMPNNTVRQGPGGMVAGAGGIMMKDGMLKRTGDSVEQAVYYCKKCTYRDPLYNVVRKHIYREHFQQVAQPYIVKPGEKANAQNGGSMDGSNTNNVNSNQIHCKKCLFVPRTYEALVQHVIEDHERIGYQVTAMIGHTSVIVPRPKPIIMIPPKTHGDKTIIGMGPKGAVMATTRSPGSQHLGRVVIASKTGFSSQSLLSGMKHDAIGLKAGSMQPFSVGNQQVRVSLPGNAQVSVPQQSHAAKQLISGGSLRSPVVVGSSSSLKSNPLGSRVQAAATTVASVTAKKGSSVLGTSYTQKWKICTICNELFPENVYSSHFEKEHKAEKVPAVANYIMKIHNFTSKCLYCNRYLPSDTLLNHMLIHGLSCPHCRATFNDVEKMVAHMRLSHPDERVGPRTDSPLTFDLTLQQGNPKNVQLIVTTYNMRDAPEESVAFHAQNNNTSMSTALSASLISAKRLMPQHPPKTPSGASDGAPAKSAPQASVPYKRDVGKTLCPLCFSILKGPISDSLAHHLRERHQVIQTVHPVEKKLTYKCIHCLGVYTSNMTASTITLHLVHCRGVGKSQNGQDSRAAHSSRVGPAPSSTLKRPSFDSSDTSAPKRRRPGPPGERAHPRDSNGPSAFVENPDEPVVLALDPKGHESQSYESRKAFLTQYFNRAPYPTQREVEKLAASLWLWKSDISSHFVNRRRKCVQECETQGSSVLLGFSMHELSKVSHELAFAQGGSYEGRQSKRRTSRTRMGLSEEALQRHKELVAANGAPEGKSARSVDGTKPSATSPNCASRDQTKTINSLLPQKMPLDLSEPIAIDSDSDEEEQQKDNKELEGEVRRHGNRQLTGAQERMEPRTGAKIVSDLDDMSDDDDDDEDDEDDEDDEDEGGHVENGFGPAEGSGRPAAKGRDTLPIIIPKFVPSSARSGRDGAQLGKQQV from the exons ATGTTCCAGCTCCCCGTCAATAACCTGGGCAGTCTGCGGAAAGCgaggaaaaatgtcaagaaGGTCCTGGGAGACATCGGCCTGGAGTTCTGCAGAGATCACCTGGAG gaCTATAAAGACTTCACTCCTCCTGAGGTGTACATAAAGCACACTAGCTGGGAGGATGTGTGCATGTGGGAACCATCACATACCAAAGTCCAG GACTACAGATCAAAGCCTTTCTGCTGCTCTGGCTGCCTCTTTTCATCCAAGTACTTCTCTGCATACAAGAGCCACTTCCGTAATGTCCACAGCGAGGACTTTGAGAACAACATTCTGCTCAACTGCCCCTACTGCACTTACAATGGCAACAAAAAGACTCTGGAAACACACATTAAACTGTTCCACATGCCTAATAACACCGTGCGGCAGGGCCCCGGTGGGATGGTGGCAGGAGCTGGTGGGATCATGATGAAGGACGGTATGCTGAAGAGGACTGGGGACAGCGTGGAGCAGGCGGTGTACTACTGCAAGAAGTGCACCTACAGGGACCCTTTGTACAATGTGGTGCGAAAGCACATCTACCGGGAACACTTTCAGCAAGTGGCCCAGCCCTACATTGTGAAGCCTGGAGAGAAAGCAAACGCTCAGAATGGTGGCAGTATGGACGGTAGTAACACAAACAATGTTAACAGCAACCAGATTCACTGCAAGAAGTGTCTGTTTGTTCCACGGACCTACGAGGCGCTGGTCCAACACGTGATTGAGGACCACGAGAGGATCGGCTACCAGGTGACTGCAATGATCGGACACACCAGCGTGATCGTCCCCCGTCCCAAACCCATCATCATGATCCCCCCCAAAACGCATGGAGACAAGACCATCATTGGGATGGGCCCTAAAGGCGCCGTCATGGCAACCACCAGGTCACCTGGCTCACAGCACCTGGGCCGAGTCGTCATCGCTTCAAAGACCGGCTTCAGTTCTCAGAGTCTTCTATCTGGGATGAAACACGATGCGATAGGATTAAAGGCCGGATCCATGCAGCCGTTCTCTGTTGGAAACCAGCAGGTGAGGGTTTCTTTACCGGGGAACGCCCAGGTTTCTGTGCCGCAGCAGTCGCATGCAGCAAAGCAGCTTATTTCTGGAGGCAGCCTGCGGAGCCCAGTGGTTGTTGGTTCCTCTTCCTCACTCAAATCCAACCCGCTGGGTTCACGTGTCCAGGCAGCAGCTACCACTGTGGCCTCCGTCACGGCCAAGAAAGGCTCCTCGGTGCTCGGCACGTCGTACACCCAGAAGTGGAAAATCTGCACCATCTGCAATGAGCTCTTCCCAGAGAACGTTTATAGTTCTCACTTTGAGAAAGAGCACAAAGCAGAGAAGGTGCCTGCTGTGGCAAACTACATCATGAAGATCCACAACTTCACCAGCAAGTGTCTCTACTGCAACCGTTATCTCCCCAGTGACACGCTGTTAAACCACATGCTGATCCACGGTCTGTCCTGCCCTCACTGTCGCGCCACCTTCAATGACGTGGAGAAGATGGTGGCTCACATGCGGCTGTCACATCCAGACGAGAGGGTTGGACCACGAACTGACTCTCCTCTGacctttgacctcacgctgcagCAGGGAAATCCCAAAAACGTTCAGTTGATCGTCACTACGTACAACATGAGGGACGCTCCGGAGGAGTCGGTGGCGTTTCACGCTCAGAACAACAACACCTCCATGTCCACAGCCTTGTCTGCTTCTCTAATATCAGCCAAGAGGTTAATGCCTCAGCATCCGCCCAAAACACCTTCAGGAGCCTCTGACGGAGCTCCAGCTAAGAGCGCTCCTCAGGCCTCGGTGCCCTACAAGAGGGATGTAGGCAAAACACTGTGTCCTCTTTGCTTCTCCATCCTCAAGGGCCCGATCTCAGACTCTCTGGCCCACCACCTGAGAGAGAGGCACCAGGTGATTCAGACAGTCCACCCCGTAGAAAAGAAACTAACCTACAAGTGTATTCACTGTCTGGGGGTTTACACCAGTAACATGACGGCCTCCACCATCACGCTACACCTGGTGCACTGTCGAGGTGTCGGGAAATCCCAGAATGGACAGGACAGCCGGGCGGCTCATTCCTCTCGGGTCGGCCCGGCCCCGAGCAGCACTCTCAAACGGCCCAGCTTTGATAGTTCTGACACCAGCGCACCAAAACGAAGGAGGCCGGGACCTCCTGGGGAACGGGCCCACCCTCGGGACAGCAACGGTCCGTCAGCATTTGTAGAGAATCCTGATGAGCCCGTGGTTCTGGCTCTGGACCCCAAAGGACATGAGAGCCAGTCGTATGAATCCAGGAAGGCTTTTTTAACTCAGTATTTCAACCGGGCGCCGTATCCGACCCAGCGGGAGGTGGAGAAGCTGGCGGCCAGTCTGTGGCTGTGGAAGTCCGACATCTCCAGCCACTTCGTcaacaggaggaggaaatgcGTCCAGGAGTGTGAGACCCAGGGCTCCAGCGTGCTGCTCGGCTTCAGCATGCACGAGCTCAGCAAAGTGAGTCACGAGCTGGCGTTCGCTCAGGGCGGCTCGTACGAGGGCCGACAGAGCAAACGGCGGACGTCCAGGACGCGTATGGGTTTGTCGGAGGAGGCGCTGCAGAGACACAAGGAGCTGGTGGCTGCTAACGGAGCTCCGGAGGGGAAGTCGGCCAGGAGCGTGGACGGCACCAAACCGTCCGCCACGAGTCCCAACTGTGCCAGCAGAGACCAAACCAAGACAATCAACAGCCTCTTACCACAGAAAATGCCTCTAGACCTCTCCGAACCCATCGCCATCGACTCTGACAGtgatgaggaagagcagcagaaGGATAACAAGGAACTGGAGGGAGAGGTGCGTCGCCATGGTAACCGGCAGCTTACTGGAGCTCAGGAGAGAATGGAGCCAAGGACAGGGGCCAAGATTGTTTCAGATCTGGACGACATGTCAGACGATGACGACGACGATGAAGACGACGAGGACGACGAGGATGACGAGGACGAAGGAGGACACGTGGAGAACGGCTTCGGGCCAGCGGAGGGCTCAGGACGGCCGGCTGCTAAAGGAAGAGACACTCTGCCCATCATTATCCCCAAGTTTGTTCCATCGTCTGCACGGAGCGGCAGAGACGGAGCCCAGCTGGGCAAACAGCAGGTCTga